TGAACATGAATTTACCTTAGAGGGCAGATCTGGAAGCAAAGCATGAAGGCTAGCAAACATGTTCCTTATTTTCTTTCTCCTTTCTCTCTCATTCCATATGTGTATTTCATGATGAGAATCACGATATTTTCCACCTTTACCTTTTccatttttaatattttttccaCTTTTAATCACAAGCCCACCTCGACTTGGTTTTCCATTCACAAGCACTACTCCTCCTTCATTAATTACTTGGTTCCGATTCAAAGAATTCATATCTAAGTTTCTTTGCTACTCCCACCAAT
This sequence is a window from Lathyrus oleraceus cultivar Zhongwan6 unplaced genomic scaffold, CAAS_Psat_ZW6_1.0 chrUn0865, whole genome shotgun sequence. Protein-coding genes within it:
- the LOC127115037 gene encoding transcription factor bHLH95 — translated: MNSLNRNQVINEGGVVLVNGKPSRGGLVIKSGKNIKNGKGKGGKYRDSHHEIHIWNERERRKKIRNMFASLHALLPDLPSKVDKSTIVDAAVKEIKNLQQILENLEKKKKDKLRSMSPFVSESSFVMNSQLNSYESTKTIIIDQGSYSYNNKFPISVNET